In a genomic window of Streptomyces sp. NBC_01231:
- a CDS encoding SDR family oxidoreductase: MTTALVIGGTSGVGLAVARQLAGRGHAVHIAGRNTERLNRATAAIDGDVHGHVLDAADAEAAAALAEKIAPIRHLVITLAGTGGAGPLGDLPLDGLRQAFEEKYWPTVTALQASLAHLSEDASITLVGAVTARAALPGTAGIGSLNAAVEGLVQPLAAELAPIRVNAVSPGYVDTPWWDGLAAGDRSAFFKQAAEALPTKRIATAPDVAEAIVLLATNPNITGTVIETDGGARLTA; this comes from the coding sequence ATGACCACTGCACTCGTGATCGGCGGCACGTCAGGGGTCGGCCTGGCGGTCGCCCGACAACTCGCCGGCCGAGGACACGCGGTCCACATCGCCGGACGAAACACAGAGCGGCTCAACCGGGCAACCGCGGCCATCGACGGAGACGTCCACGGGCACGTTCTCGACGCCGCCGACGCGGAGGCGGCCGCCGCGCTCGCGGAGAAGATCGCCCCGATCCGCCACCTCGTCATCACCCTCGCCGGCACGGGCGGCGCCGGCCCGCTCGGCGACTTGCCGCTCGACGGACTACGGCAGGCGTTCGAGGAGAAGTACTGGCCCACCGTCACCGCACTCCAGGCCTCGCTCGCTCACCTCAGCGAGGACGCCTCGATCACCCTCGTCGGAGCCGTCACAGCGAGGGCTGCCCTGCCCGGCACAGCCGGGATCGGCTCGCTCAACGCCGCCGTCGAAGGGCTCGTCCAACCGCTCGCCGCCGAACTGGCGCCGATCCGGGTCAACGCCGTCTCGCCGGGATACGTCGACACGCCCTGGTGGGACGGACTCGCCGCCGGGGACCGATCCGCGTTCTTCAAGCAGGCCGCCGAGGCCCTGCCCACCAAGCGCATAGCCACCGCCCCGGATGTCGCCGAGGCCATCGTGCTGCTGGCCACCAACCCCAACATCACCGGAACCGTCATCGAAACAGACGGCGGCGCACGCCTCACCGCCTGA